The Opitutaceae bacterium nucleotide sequence CTGATAGCCGGATGGGCGTTGCCTTTTCGTTTGCGTTTGGGCCGCCTCGAAACACGTTCTCCGTCATGGCGACAGTCACTGAGGAATCTCATCCCGCCCGGTTATCCCTGCCGGATTCGAACGGTCATTTTGGTCCCTATGGCGGGGTATTTGTTCCGGAGACGCTGATGACGGCTCTCGGGGAACTGGCTGCGGCCTACGAAGAAGCCCGTGGCGATCCGGCTTACCAGGCGGAGCTGAACCGGCACCTCAAGGAATTCGCGGGTCGGCCGACGGAACTCTATTTTGCCGAGCGGCTGACCGAGATGCTGGGGGGTGCCCGCATCTACTTCAAACGGGAGGACCTGCTGCATACCGGAGCGCACAAGATCAACAACGCCATCGGCCAGGCCCTGCTCGCCCGACGGATGGGCAAGAAGCGGATCATTGCCGAAACCGGAGCCGGCCAGCACGGGGTGGCTACGGCGGCGGTCTGTGCGAAGTTCGGACTTGAGTGCGTCATCTACATGGGCGCGGTCGATATGGAACGCCAGGCTCTCAATGTCTACCGGATGCGGCTCTGCGGGGCCGAGGTGCGGGGGGTCGAGGCGGGACAGAAAACACTCAAGGAAGCGATCAATGAGGCCATGCGCGACTGGGTCACGAACGTCGACTCCACCCATTACATACTCGGGTCGGCCCTCGGATCCCACCCTTACCCGATGATGGTCCGGGATTTCCACCGGGTGATCAGCCGGGAGACGCGGGAACAGATCCTGGCAAAGGAAGGCCGCCTGCCCGATGAGATGGTGGCCTGTGTCGGGGGTGGCAGCAATGCGATCGGGTTCTTCTTCGACTTTCTTGCGGATGAAGGTGTCCGCCTGGTCGGAGTGGAGGCCGGCGGCCGGGGGATTGTGCCCGGCGGTCATGCCGCCCGGTTTGAGGGAGGGCGGCTGGGCGTCCTTCAGGGCTGCAAGACCTATATCCTGCAGAATCCCGTTGGTCAGATCGAACTGACCCATTCGGTCTCCGCCGGATTGGACTACGCCGCGATCGGACCGGAACACGCCTATTACCGCGACCGGGGGCGCATTGAGTTTGCCTACGCCACCGATGACGAGGTCATGGAGGCCTTTCAGGTC carries:
- the trpB gene encoding tryptophan synthase subunit beta, which encodes MATVTEESHPARLSLPDSNGHFGPYGGVFVPETLMTALGELAAAYEEARGDPAYQAELNRHLKEFAGRPTELYFAERLTEMLGGARIYFKREDLLHTGAHKINNAIGQALLARRMGKKRIIAETGAGQHGVATAAVCAKFGLECVIYMGAVDMERQALNVYRMRLCGAEVRGVEAGQKTLKEAINEAMRDWVTNVDSTHYILGSALGSHPYPMMVRDFHRVISRETREQILAKEGRLPDEMVACVGGGSNAIGFFFDFLADEGVRLVGVEAGGRGIVPGGHAARFEGGRLGVLQGCKTYILQNPVGQIELTHSVSAGLDYAAIGPEHAYYRDRGRIEFAYATDDEVMEAFQVCCRTEGIIPALESTHALVHVMKRARELGPDKIILMNMSGRGDKDVQQVAAILGGTPDVS